In Oncorhynchus mykiss isolate Arlee chromosome 19, USDA_OmykA_1.1, whole genome shotgun sequence, the sequence CCACGTCACCTCCCGCTACCCTCCCCATCAGGAAACGTGTAACATCTGGAATCTTCCAAATGTCCGTTTTTTCGTCGTACCCCGGCATAAGCTCATCGACAAATGGCTGGCCGTCACTATGGGGCCACAGCTGCTCTGGGGCCACAAATTCCCCTGTGAGCTCCCGGTGGCCGCATCTCACTAGCGAGCCGGCAGGGGCCCCGACCTCTGGCAGGGCATCCAGGTCATTGACCACCAGGTGGAAGTCGCTGGTCAGCAGGAACTGTGACAGGGTTTTCACCAGGTCATTCGAGTCACACATGACTCTGGTCCCGGTGGGGCTGGTGTGGAGGTAATGGAGAATGGAGATGTAGTCCAGTGCCAGCCGCAGGCGAGTCTGCCAGGTGTCCCGTACGCGGTGCCTCTCCTGGGCCAGCACGGCATCCAGGTTGAGCAGAGAGCCCAGCGGATGGTACTCTGTGACCAGGGTGTGGTCCTCTGAGCACAGGCCTACCAGCACCACCACATGGGGCCCTTGGAGGGCCTGGAGCATGGAGAGCCCATGGAGGAAGTCCTCCTGGTACTCCGGAGAGGAGAGCTTGGACAGGGCTACTTTGTGACCCTTCCACTCGGACAGGAAAACCtatgggagggggaggaggacacTGAATAAACACTTCAGGTTTTGTTATGTATTCAGGTTTGTTACGTCAAATGAAATTGGGCATATGTTTCGATTTTCTCTGTTGTTGTGTGGCTAACCTGCTTAACAGCTCCCTGGCCGATCATCTTCAACTTGCGCACCTCTGTGCGGACTTGTGGACACTCCAGCCAGGGCGAACAGTTCCTCATGTTGGCCATCCTAAAGTGACGGGGCGGACATGCCCCATGAGGAGTCAGGTGGGGGTCGCCGTCGCCACTCTGCTGCAGCGAGTCCAGGTACAAGTAGATCACCACATTGCCCAATAGCAGAGCACCAAGGCACACCAGCACCACTGGAACACCGCGCGAGGTAGTGCTGTTGCTTCTGCCCATGTTGCTGTCCTGAGCCTGCTCACAAAAGGAAGAGAATTAGGCAACTTTTAGAAACCCACAGACCTAAAAATTGGCttagctactgtagctatgaCATTAAGTCTTAAATTACAAGCAGTCTCCCTCCCTGGCATTTTTGGAGTTGCAGCAACCTTGCTCTGCAGTGGGCCACAATGAGAACAGAAACGAACCTTGATACTTCCAGCACCCTCGGTCTttgcatagctagctaactacatatGAAACCGACGTCAACGTTAACAGCCACTTTCAGACTGCCCAATACCGAGCTCGAACCAGTGGTTTCCTGCACCGCAACACACGTGACCTCCCTCCTGGACAACTCAATTCAAACTAACTGTGGAGTGAGTTTACGGCACGTTTTGACCTCCATTACACATACataaatcatattacacacaCAAAGCATGCCCTATTCACAGCCTAAGGCGTGTTCACAACACAACAAGCAGTTACTAGCCAACCCAACACCCGGCTAAGCAGCTGCATGCTAgctagcccttgatcatgactctcagttccttTACACATGAGTGATTGGACGAAAGTGTCTTCTGTAAGGGAGGGTTTGGTCAAGAGCATCGACGATCGGTCTGAAGATTAACACTCATCGCTTGCAGTACGGTTTTGTACCTTGATCTTTCATATTATAGGATGAGTGTTATTACACAGACAAAATCGACATTTTTTACAACGCATGTTCCAGCCTCTGGTGTACATGCATGTGTATTTTGCGTTTGTGACATTATTTGTATTCGATATGAACATACCAGTAGAGGGATTTATGTTTCGAGAAAGGTAGCTACCGCAATTGAGATTCGATTCtcgtttagatggagtatttggctgtttttgGCATCCAAAGCCAATTCGCCTTTAAACATAGTAAAGGAATAACGTTAGGACCCGAGTGGGAACTACAGGTTAGCAGCTAGTAACTAACTTACCCCTTACTTTACATGATGAGTGAAGACGCTCCGACCTCGTTTCTTATCTATTTAGGAATTGTTCTTTATCAACAGTATATTGTTGTCATTAATTTCTCCAACGTTGAACAATTACATCCGGGTAAAACTTCTACCCTGAAGTTCAACTTCATAATAAAAGTCCCCTCGGAGCAAATCACATCacattttgtcacatgcgccgaatacaacagatgtacacttttaccgtgaaatgcttacttacgagcctttCCTCAACATTGCAGAAGTAACACAATTGGCTAATAAAAGTAGAAAAATAATAACGCAATATAACAATAACAgggatatgtatttatttattttatttatttaacctttcattaactaggcaagtcagttaagaacaaattcttatttacaatgatgactaTACACGGAGTACCAGTCCCAAGTTCAGTGAGTGTTCACTGTGCATAGTCAGCATAAGAGGGTCAGAGCAAAAAAGAGTCAATGCAAATAGGCAGTTAGCCTtgcagttagagcgttgggtcagtaactgaaaggtcgctggttcaaataccTGGGCCGACAAGATGAAAAAcatgtcaatgtgcccttgagcaaggcacttgaccCTAAATTTGCTCTATGGGTGTTGTACTACTATGACTGATCCTGTAAAACAAGACTTTTCACTTTACCGATCTGGTCTACGtgacaataaaaaaataacatattttgggggtagaagctgttccggTGCTTTTTGGGCCCAGACATGTCTCTCCagaaccgcttgccgtgcggtagcagagtgaacagtctatggctggggtctttgaaaGATTTTCGGGTCTTCCTCTTACACCGACTGGTATGGAGGTcgtggatggcagggagctcggccccagtgatgtactgggctgacCCAGTCCACTACAGCCTcttcgatgtgaatgggggcatgctcgccTGTCCATTTCccgtagtccacgatcagctcctttgtcttgctgtcgttgagagagagattgttctcctggcaccacactgccaggtctctgacctcctctctgttggcagtctcattgttgtcagtctcattgttgtcggtgattaggccttgattttttaaattttttatttcacctttatttaaccaggtaggccagttgagaacaagttctcatttacaactgcgacctggccaagataaagcaaagcagtgcgacaaaaacaacaacacagagttacacataaacaaacgtacaaacgtacagtcaataacacatcaCTTGATGATGGTTTGGAgtcatgcgtggccacgcagtcgtgggtgaacagggagacagagggggactaAATACACACCTTTTttaaaaacaataaataaatacaaaaagtaTAATCTCACAGCGTCAATATACATCTCCCTCCCACCCGCTCCCCACCCACCCACAGAAATCTACATTCATTCACACAGAGGGATCCACAAGCAAAACACTAAGGCCAAAAAATCGaaccaaaacaaactgacatacacaaacaaaaacaacacaaaacaaaacgTCCACTATGCAGCACTTTGGTCAACCTACGGTTTCCAAATGCTGTCAAATATGTCTGCTTTATGTTCGATTTGATGATATTTATAGTCTAATAGGATGTAGTTAGATAGTTCAGTCCTCAAGTTTGTTATTGAGATTGGATTTGAGGCTTTCAGATTGATGGCTATACATCGTTTTGCAGCTATTAGACTATAGATTACAAAACTTTTCCTGATGTTGATCACAAAGATTTCAATTTCCCAACATAATCGTGGAAATTGATGGATATACTTTCCTAGACACAATGAAATAATAGCACATGCAGTATCTCAAAATGGTGTCCACAAATGCTTTTTGCATCTTCAACAGAGATATGACATTTCTGGGTGCATTACATGCTTTCTGGCAGTAGTGTAGTTCGTCCTATGAATTATCTCAATGTAGATCATAAAAGCTTTGAAACAAAGCC encodes:
- the pomk gene encoding protein O-mannose kinase → MGRSNSTTSRGVPVVLVCLGALLLGNVVIYLYLDSLQQSGDGDPHLTPHGACPPRHFRMANMRNCSPWLECPQVRTEVRKLKMIGQGAVKQVFLSEWKGHKVALSKLSSPEYQEDFLHGLSMLQALQGPHVVVLVGLCSEDHTLVTEYHPLGSLLNLDAVLAQERHRVRDTWQTRLRLALDYISILHYLHTSPTGTRVMCDSNDLVKTLSQFLLTSDFHLVVNDLDALPEVGAPAGSLVRCGHRELTGEFVAPEQLWPHSDGQPFVDELMPGYDEKTDIWKIPDVTRFLMGRVAGGDVVHFHLFQINGECKRRDPHLRPSATDVLSVYRSVYATMMRDSPGPGGSRDML